TGAAACCTCCAGTGGATCCCATTGCAGATAAAGAAGGCTATATCAAGGATAAACTATTTTTTGCCAAAAGAATTTCAGGGGATTTATATAAACTGGATGAAAACTTAGAAATAGAAATGATTGAGGAAGAACTTAATCGCTCAACAACAAAAGATGGTATTATAAGGCAACTGCTGGCTATAGCTACTTATCAGTATGATCAGGAAGTTTTAACGAGAATCAAAATTCCAACTTTGGTTATCCATGGAAGCCAGGATCCTATTTTTCATCTGGATTGTGGAAAAGATATTGCAGATTGTATTCCCGATGCACAATTTATGCTGATTGAAGGTATGGGGCATTCTATTCCACAGGAACTCTATTCCTCCATATTTCAAAAAATTACAGGATTAACCTCAGAGATTGGAGCATAACTTTCAGGCAATATTATTGTTTAAAAGTTCTTTCTACTTCTGTCAACCCCATTTTTTCCAGATGTCTGTAGATGGTTGCCGGAGTAAGGTTGCGTTTTTCAGCAATTTCAAAAGGGGGCATTCCTTTATCAAATAGCTCAAAAGTGATAATATGTGTCGGCTTTTTAACAACTATTGTGGAGGTATCCATTTCAATTTCTTTATCAAATAAAAGTACATCCAACAGATAACAGGCTTTTAATCTTTCTATGTATTCTTCGAGATCTTGCAAAAAGAGTCTCGTTTCTTCATTGATTTTTTTTAAGCCTTTAGTTCCTACCATAACCGAATAAAGACTTTTCAAAGGCAATAAGAACTTTTCCGCAGTATTTTTGTAGAAAAAGCTCACAGCACCCTGGCATTTTTCTTCCATCTCACTCCATTGAATTTCTCCGGCTATAAAATCGGCTAACTTCAAACGGATTACTCTTTTAAACTTTTCAGATACTTTAAAAAGATGTTCGCTTTCTCTATCCAATTCTTCAAGCAAAGTATTTACTTTTTCCTGATCCGGAATCGCTGTCATTAAAGCTATCTTTTCCCAGTTCATGACAGCTTCTTTTATCCACGCTGCATCTACTGTCATCTGAACTTTATGCAATGTATAATCATATTTTTCATGTTCAATGATCTGTACAAGTTTGTCATTGGCATTAGTAGACATTTGAAAATCTTCAATTCTATGATCTTTGAATATGGCATTCTGTGAAATTTCAGATTTCAAAACAATACCACTCAATGTTCTGCAACGACTCAACGCAACATATACCTGTCCACTGGCAAAGGATCTTCCGGCATCAATGATGACACGATCAAACGTTAATCCCTGACTTTTATGAATCGTAACGGCCCAAGCCAATCGTATAGGATATTGCTCAAAACTCCCCAATACTTCTGTTTTAATGTTTTTATCAGCATCAAGGGTATATCTTTTCTGTTCCCAGACTTCGGTGGTTACTGTAATCTCTTTTTTACTTTCATCTAGCACAGCCTTTATGGTATCTTCATCGAGATAGGAAATTTCTGCCAGCTTTCCATTGTAAAAGTTTTTATCAGGCGATGAATCATTTCTTATAAACATAATCTGAGCACCTACTTTCAGTTCCAATGTTTCATCAATCGGATATTGGGTTTCTTTAAACTCCCCAATCACTGAAGCTTTGTAAAATAGCGATTCGCACTCCAGCTCTCTCAGTTTTTTCTGATTAATATGATCTGCGATACGATTGTGAGAACATAAATGAATATAGGTTTCATTTTCAGGTTCAAACCCGGGATTGTATCTGGAATTTAATTTTTCAAAATCCAGTTCATGGAAGTCAGCATGCCGCACGGCATTGAGTATTTCCAGAAATTCTTCATCCTGCTGACGGTATACTGTTGTTAATTCTACAGTGATTAGTCGTACATTTTGCAAAGCTTTCGCCGAAAAGAAAAAAGGAGTTTCATAGAATTTTGACAAAATCTTTTCAGAATCGTCTCTTACCACAGGGGGCAATTGATATAAATCTCCTATTAATAACAACTGGACTCCTCCAAATGGCAGCTGATTTCGTCTTACTCTTCTTAAGGAATGATCTATCATATCCAGTAAATCAGCTCTTAGCATGGATACTTCATCAATAATAATCAATTCTATTTCCCGAAAAAGATCAAGTTTTTCTTTTCTGTACTTAAAATGGGGAAACAGTTCATTGATATTCATCGCAAGATTAGGGTCAACAGGTTCTGTAGTAGGAACAAATGTTCGTGAAGGAATAACAAACAGTGAATGTATGGTTACCCCGCCGGCATTAATCGCTGCAATCCCGGTAGGAGCAACAATAATGTATTTTTTATGGGTCTTTTTTACAAAATCATTCAGGAAGGAGGTTTTTCCTGTTCCTGCTTTTCCTGTCAGAAAAACACTTCTGTTGGTATGTTCCAGTAGTTCGACAAGTTCCTCCAAGGGATACAATTTTTATCAAAGGTAAATTATAAAAAATAAAATAGTACATAAAAAAGAGACTGAACGCTTCGGTACAGTCTCTAAATATCAATTATTATCTATTTGCATTTTAATTATTCTGCAGGCACCAATGCAGAATCTTGGCAATATTTCTTGCATCATCCACTCCTCTGTGATGAGTTCCGTCTAATTTAAATCCAAGTTCATTCAATGCTCTTTGCATGCCTACACTTTTTCTTACCGTAGGATGAGTCTGTCCGAATAATGTTTTGACATTGATATGGTCATCACTTAAAGGATAATCCACATAAAATCTTCTGGCCTGGTTCTGAAGCATATTCAGATCATAGTTTCCATAGCTTGCCCAGGTCAGTTCTTCTGAGTCATATTCTGCTCTCAGAATATCAAATGCATCATCCAGCATGATTCCCTCATTATCCAACATATTTTGGGTAATAGTGGTAAGTCCCGTACAAAACGGACTCACTTTCGAGTATTGGGGTTTTATTAAAATCCCTTCATTTTGAGAAATTTTACCGGTTTTTGCATTCATGATACAAACTCCGATTTCGATGATCTCACTTTCCTGACCTCTCGGCGGGTAGTTTTCCCAACATGTGGCTTCAAGGTCTATAATGAGTATATTTTCTGTTGTTTTCATTGTTTTTTATTTAATGTTAAAAGATGGAGCCTATATATTATTTAAAGTTTGCTGCTTCCATCCAAATGATTATTCCAAAATCTTATTGAGAATTTTGGCGGTATTATAAGCATCGTCTGCTCCGCTGTGATGATTTCCGTCGAAATCCATTTTCAGATGATCAAGAGCTCTTTTCAAACCAATAGATTTATACAGTCTGAAATGTCTTTTGAATTCATACATCACATCAAGGTATTGCCCTGAAAAAGGGTTTTCTATTCCAAGCCAGTCGCTCTGTTCGATGATCTGCTCTCTGTCAAAATTTCCATAACCCGCCCAAGTGAGAGATTCAGGATTGTATTCATCTCTGATCTTTTCGCAGGCTTCTTCAAAATAGATTCCTTTTTCTTCTATCAATTGTGGTGTAATTCCTGTTAGCTTAGTACAAAATCTATTGATTTCTGATCTTTCGGGAATCACATAAATGCTTTGTTTTTGGGAAATGGTTTTGGATATCAGATCCAGCTTACAAATTCCCATTTCGATAATATCTACTTTTTGTCCGATTGGAATCCTGTCGTTTTCCCAACAGGTTGCTTCCAAATCGACAATTATTATTTCATTGGTTGTTTTCATGGTTGTGTAAAATGTATTAATGAGAGCTGGGGAAGCCAATCAATTAGGCAACAAAGATCCAAGATGTCATAGCTATGACATCATTTAGGAATTGATCCATTTCAGAATATGCTCTTCTTTTAAATTCTTTCCATCCAGACTCTCTTGCCTCTTATTCTCGAGGCTCAAATGGTGGTGTCCATTTTTTCTTTTTCATAATTTCCTTGACTTCTTCGTAGGAAATCGGATAAAAATCGTGGCAATCTACTCCAACATCGAAACTCAATGCCATTTCATCGTCCGGCAATGTCCCGTGTGAGTGCCCGTATAGCTGCCAGACACCGCGGTGTGAGCCATTCCAGGTACGCATGGCGTAATGAAAAAGAATAACTTTCTGCTTTCCATTGTTGCTGTCCGGTTCATCAATTTTCAATTCATGATAATCTCTGATGGAGGCAAATCGTTTAGGATACGTTAAAGCGGCTCCTTCGTGATTGCCTTTAATCAAATGAATATTTCCATTCAACTGATCTAAAATTTCCTTTGTAAAATCAGGCTTCCCTAGGCTGAAATCTCCTAAATGGTAGACTGTATCTCCGGGATTGATTCTTTCATTCCATCTTTTGATCAGTTCCTGATTCATCTGCTCCATAGACTCAAAGGGTCTTTCGGAGAATTTTATAATATTTTCGTGACCAAAGTGATGGTCGGCTGTGAAAAATATATTGGGTTTCATTGTTTTTTAATTTTTTTTGTTACCACCCCGTCAAATCCTAGATTTGACACCCCTCCGGAGGGGAATATCATGTCTTCAACTGAAATGATTGTGAAGGGTGGAATCTTAATTTTTTTAATTTTGAAATGCTTGATAAAAAGCAGTTTCAATTTCTTGTTGATCGTTTTCAGTATATCTTCTTGAAAAGTGAATCGGAATGGCCTCTTTTACCTTGCACTCATTCATAATTTTTCCTGATGCAGAGGCAAAACTGTGATAATTAATCTTTGCAAATTCCTGATCCGAATCCTTGTAAAATGTTTCAATATAGACTTTATCTGCATTATTGAAGACTTCTTTTATCTTTTTATAATTGTCTTCATCAGCAGCATGATCCATGATTACTCCTAATTTGTAACCTTCATTTCTGGTCAGCAAATGAAACAAATCTGATGCTTTATACAAAGTTCCTTCTATTTCAATTTCTTTATCCGAGTCATTATTTTCAAAGGCTGCTTTCAGTTCACTGATCCATTTTCCTTTCTTAAAATCAGAAGCATTTTCATGAAAAGTAACAGTATCCTTTTCTTTAAACAGGTACGCAATGGAATCTGTTTTGTGATCCAGAATGGCAAAATCTACATTTACATATTCATCTTCAAAAAGGAAATGCTGAGTCTTTACATATTCAATATTCCAGTAAGGAGGACGAATTGCATAAACCTTAATTTCTTCCTTGGAAATAATTTCATGGATTTGATATTCAATTGCATTTTCATCTATTAAATTCCACGTGTAAGATTTTAATCTTGCTCCAATTTGTTCATGAATATTTTGCGGCCCGCAGATAATCACTTTTTCTCCACTTCCAATCTGATGTCTGAAAATACCATCAAAATTGGCAAAATGATCGATATGGGTATGGCTGATGAATATCGCTGATATTGTCTGCGCTTCCTTTACCGTTAATAAACTTGCTTCTCCGCAATCACATAAATAGTGCTTTGCTGAGTTGGGAACTTTTATTAATATACTGATGTCTTCTTTTAAAAGACTTTTTATTTCTGCTTGTAACATTGTTTCTTTCTTTTTAAACCACCCCGTCAAAAATTTTTAATTTTTGCCACCCCTCCAATGGAGGAAAATTTTCACGTCTTCAATTGAGATTTTTGTGAAAATTATGAATATTCAAAGAATCTCCTCAAGGTATGGTTGAGTTTACATATAAAAAAGTTCCGGTAAAATAAATTACCGAAACTTCATCTTTATTTAAACAATAAGTTCTTTTATCGCTTTTCTATGTATACCAAAATCAGATTTCCTGATCTTACACATACGATTATCCGCTGTATGATGGAAAACAATACCTTCCATATTATTCTCAGGATTGCTCAAAAAGTTTTTGATACATTCAAAATCCAAACTTTCTAAACTCAGAATATTATTTCCGTGTTTTACTAATAAATGACCTTTAATATTTTCAGGGTTTCCCTGTACTTTCTCACCAATAAGTTCGTAAGTCCCCTCTTCTACTTTGCCCGATTCGGCCAATGCATTGAACCCTTCCCAGAAGTACTGGTCATCTTTTTTCTCCATGCTACACTCTACCCAATGCGGATGATGGCCTGTAGTAAGATCTGCTTCCTGACATGGAATTGCACCTTCAGGAGCTGTTTTACCTTTTTTGGCATCGTATCTTTTGTATAATTTACCATTGATCACTGCACATGCAGAACCATCAAACTTTTGCGTAGCAATAGCTTTTCCATCAAAAACCCAATTGTTTTCAGGATTAATTTCGTTAATAACTCGTCCTAAATTATTTATATCTTTTTTGAATAATGTACTTATCTTTTTCATTTTTAATTGCTTTAATGGCAAAAGCTCTTATTCATTGGCATCAATCCCAAACTATGCTTTTGCTGAATTTAATTCTTCTTTCACAATATCAATCACTAAAGAATTCAACTTTTTGTTGATCCTTTTCTGTTCTTCTTTTTCAATGGTTGTAAAAACTGCCGGAAAATCTTTTTCAAAATCTTCTAAAATGTCCTGTGCAAAAAGACCAATCACTTTTCCTATCATTTTAGGTTCGAATTCGCCAATTTTGCTCACCACATTATTCAAACGGTTCACGGTTGCATATCTCTGAATTTCGTTCCAGATATTCTGAGCAGTTTCGCTGAAATTAAGCTGTTTCTGAACAATTTTATCTTGTTTTTTGACCATTTTAGACTTTTCGATCCATTTTTCATTCTTATTTTTCAGAATGACTCTGGATCCGTTTCCAAAATATCTGGTTTTTAGAGTTTTGATAATGGTTCCTTCACACATATTGTTCATTTCCGGCAATCCTAACCAGGTTGGGATTTTAGAATTGAAAACATTCGGGAACATCAACGCTTCTTCTAAAGTTCCTTCAAATAAGGTTTTAGCATAGAAAAATCCGGTCTCCTCAAAAATTGAGTTGGCAATATCCGTATCCAAATAAGTCACCCCATTCAACTTAATGTCGAATGCATAAAAATCGTTGTAAGGTGCATATTCAATTCCTGCCTGCACTTTTATAGCCTCTTTTACGGGTTCTACTTCTTTATGTTTGTAACCGCCACCAAATAATTCTCCGTAGATGACTACAGTTTCAATATTCGGGTAGATTGTTTTCACTTTTTGAAACAAATTAATTACATTTTTTCTGTATTGTTCCAAAATTTTATGTGCATTGTAAAATTTTTCCTCTTTCTCAATGAAAGCTGTTCTTTTGGCTATTTTAATTTCCTTTCCGTCGGTAAAGAAAGAGAAATTAGCTCCATGAACTTTTTCCTGCACGATGAAAACCTCATCTCCAAAACCCTGTAGCCTGATCTGATCGATCACCCGGGTCTGGTAAGCATTTTCTATAGAGTTATATGTTTTGAAAATCATTTTTTTAATTTTTTGTCATTTCTGACTGGTTATTTTCCATTTGGGTAAGATGTCTTTGTGCGTGAAGTGAGAGAAAATAAATGTACTAATAGACATTGATTTTCCCCAGATCATTCACAGTCATGGTCGTTTTATAAAGGAGTCCTTCACCATTTTTCATCAATTCCAGATAATTCAGGCACTGATGATATTGCTGAGTGATCAGATTTCTGATTTCTATTAAACTTTGTTCTCCTTTTGGTTCCATGTGTTCTGGTCTTATCCATTCAAAGGCACCGTACTCACCCACTTTTTCAAAATGTTCATTATTGAAGCTGTAATTTCTAATTTCAGATTCCAGGTCAAGTTCTAAGGAATTCCGCATTGCTTTTTTTGAGCCTTTTTCAATGAGGATCAGCAAATAAAAATTCGTAAGATAGATATGCTCCAAAATCTGCTGAATTGTCCACCCACCGTTTGATGCCTGAAAATTCAATGTTGTACTATCTTTATCAAACCATCTGTCAACTTCATTAAAGCTGAGACTGAGATGATTTTTAATGTCCTGAATGAATCTGAAAATGTCCATTACAATTTTTTAAAGTTTTTTAAAAGTCTTTCTATATTCTCCTTTCCTACAGGGTTCATAGAATGACAGTAAAATTTCGGTAAGTCTAAATAGTTATCCAAACAATATTCTACCAGCCACTTTGCACAGTCATAGCCTGTTTTTTCCACAAACTCACCGGCATCCTGTTTCAGATAATGCTCATCTGCAAGATCATGATCAAAAGAAATCATTTCCGGAAGGCCTTTCTCTAGAATTCTATTGACAAACTGATCGTAATTCCGAACAATATGCCAGTCTCTTCTGAGAAAAATATCCTGTTTGGTATAACGATATGCCTCAATCGGATATCGTATATCATCCAGAAACAATAGTCTTTTGGTCATTTCCATCGTATTTTTTTTTAAAGTTCTGAGTTCTATCTAATCTTCATGAATCCAGTTTACAACGGTTTTCAGGAAGTGTAACCTTACCTCTTCAAACCTTGTAATATTGGGAATATGATTAATTTCCAATAAATGTTTATGACCGTTTTTCTGAACGATATAATCATTCGCGATCACATCCATTCCTATTTTTTCTTTTAACATCAGGGTATCCTGTAGAAGTTCTGCATCAATTTCCATGAATTGGGCATCGTCCGGATGTATGGATTTTAACCATGTTTCTCCTTCAAGCTTGATCTGCCAGGATTTTTCACCAATGTTTAAAATTCTTACAGCATCGCCTTCAAAATAAGGCTCCAATACACTGTTTTC
This is a stretch of genomic DNA from Chryseobacterium tructae. It encodes these proteins:
- a CDS encoding AAA family ATPase — protein: MEELVELLEHTNRSVFLTGKAGTGKTSFLNDFVKKTHKKYIIVAPTGIAAINAGGVTIHSLFVIPSRTFVPTTEPVDPNLAMNINELFPHFKYRKEKLDLFREIELIIIDEVSMLRADLLDMIDHSLRRVRRNQLPFGGVQLLLIGDLYQLPPVVRDDSEKILSKFYETPFFFSAKALQNVRLITVELTTVYRQQDEEFLEILNAVRHADFHELDFEKLNSRYNPGFEPENETYIHLCSHNRIADHINQKKLRELECESLFYKASVIGEFKETQYPIDETLELKVGAQIMFIRNDSSPDKNFYNGKLAEISYLDEDTIKAVLDESKKEITVTTEVWEQKRYTLDADKNIKTEVLGSFEQYPIRLAWAVTIHKSQGLTFDRVIIDAGRSFASGQVYVALSRCRTLSGIVLKSEISQNAIFKDHRIEDFQMSTNANDKLVQIIEHEKYDYTLHKVQMTVDAAWIKEAVMNWEKIALMTAIPDQEKVNTLLEELDRESEHLFKVSEKFKRVIRLKLADFIAGEIQWSEMEEKCQGAVSFFYKNTAEKFLLPLKSLYSVMVGTKGLKKINEETRLFLQDLEEYIERLKACYLLDVLLFDKEIEMDTSTIVVKKPTHIITFELFDKGMPPFEIAEKRNLTPATIYRHLEKMGLTEVERTFKQ
- a CDS encoding 3'-5' exonuclease, whose translation is MKTTENILIIDLEATCWENYPPRGQESEIIEIGVCIMNAKTGKISQNEGILIKPQYSKVSPFCTGLTTITQNMLDNEGIMLDDAFDILRAEYDSEELTWASYGNYDLNMLQNQARRFYVDYPLSDDHINVKTLFGQTHPTVRKSVGMQRALNELGFKLDGTHHRGVDDARNIAKILHWCLQNN
- a CDS encoding 3'-5' exonuclease; the encoded protein is MKTTNEIIIVDLEATCWENDRIPIGQKVDIIEMGICKLDLISKTISQKQSIYVIPERSEINRFCTKLTGITPQLIEEKGIYFEEACEKIRDEYNPESLTWAGYGNFDREQIIEQSDWLGIENPFSGQYLDVMYEFKRHFRLYKSIGLKRALDHLKMDFDGNHHSGADDAYNTAKILNKILE
- a CDS encoding metallophosphoesterase family protein, encoding MKPNIFFTADHHFGHENIIKFSERPFESMEQMNQELIKRWNERINPGDTVYHLGDFSLGKPDFTKEILDQLNGNIHLIKGNHEGAALTYPKRFASIRDYHELKIDEPDSNNGKQKVILFHYAMRTWNGSHRGVWQLYGHSHGTLPDDEMALSFDVGVDCHDFYPISYEEVKEIMKKKKWTPPFEPRE
- a CDS encoding peptidase, with product MLQAEIKSLLKEDISILIKVPNSAKHYLCDCGEASLLTVKEAQTISAIFISHTHIDHFANFDGIFRHQIGSGEKVIICGPQNIHEQIGARLKSYTWNLIDENAIEYQIHEIISKEEIKVYAIRPPYWNIEYVKTQHFLFEDEYVNVDFAILDHKTDSIAYLFKEKDTVTFHENASDFKKGKWISELKAAFENNDSDKEIEIEGTLYKASDLFHLLTRNEGYKLGVIMDHAADEDNYKKIKEVFNNADKVYIETFYKDSDQEFAKINYHSFASASGKIMNECKVKEAIPIHFSRRYTENDQQEIETAFYQAFQN
- a CDS encoding RNA ligase 1 family protein, which gives rise to MKKISTLFKKDINNLGRVINEINPENNWVFDGKAIATQKFDGSACAVINGKLYKRYDAKKGKTAPEGAIPCQEADLTTGHHPHWVECSMEKKDDQYFWEGFNALAESGKVEEGTYELIGEKVQGNPENIKGHLLVKHGNNILSLESLDFECIKNFLSNPENNMEGIVFHHTADNRMCKIRKSDFGIHRKAIKELIV
- a CDS encoding RNA ligase, Rnl2 family, producing MIFKTYNSIENAYQTRVIDQIRLQGFGDEVFIVQEKVHGANFSFFTDGKEIKIAKRTAFIEKEEKFYNAHKILEQYRKNVINLFQKVKTIYPNIETVVIYGELFGGGYKHKEVEPVKEAIKVQAGIEYAPYNDFYAFDIKLNGVTYLDTDIANSIFEETGFFYAKTLFEGTLEEALMFPNVFNSKIPTWLGLPEMNNMCEGTIIKTLKTRYFGNGSRVILKNKNEKWIEKSKMVKKQDKIVQKQLNFSETAQNIWNEIQRYATVNRLNNVVSKIGEFEPKMIGKVIGLFAQDILEDFEKDFPAVFTTIEKEEQKRINKKLNSLVIDIVKEELNSAKA
- a CDS encoding DinB family protein encodes the protein MDIFRFIQDIKNHLSLSFNEVDRWFDKDSTTLNFQASNGGWTIQQILEHIYLTNFYLLILIEKGSKKAMRNSLELDLESEIRNYSFNNEHFEKVGEYGAFEWIRPEHMEPKGEQSLIEIRNLITQQYHQCLNYLELMKNGEGLLYKTTMTVNDLGKINVY
- a CDS encoding cyclic-phosphate processing receiver domain-containing protein codes for the protein MEMTKRLLFLDDIRYPIEAYRYTKQDIFLRRDWHIVRNYDQFVNRILEKGLPEMISFDHDLADEHYLKQDAGEFVEKTGYDCAKWLVEYCLDNYLDLPKFYCHSMNPVGKENIERLLKNFKKL